Within Candidatus Poribacteria bacterium, the genomic segment CAAGTTTGTGCCGCTCAGGGAACCGATGACACCATTCTCCCAGCCGATATGAATTAAACGGCCCCAACCTCCAGCTTCGTTCGGATTTCCGACAACACTCACCCATTCCGGTCTGCCTACGGTCCAGAGAATCTGATCGATGACATGTGACCAACAGTTGAAATGGGCGCGGGCGTGTACCATCCGGATCTCACCCAACCGATTTTCGGCAACATCATCGTGGAGTTTACGGAAATGGTGCATAAATCGGTAGTTGAAATCGATGCCGAACTTAAGATTAGAGTCGCGCCATGTTGCAATAGCGGGTGCTGCGATTCGGAGGTCTTCTTCACGCAACCGAGCTTGTCCTTCCAATCCACAGAGGGGTTTCTCTGTGAATACATTTCGTCCTGCTTCGAGCAATTGCCGCAACGGTGGGATACGCCGGGTCTCATTGACAATGAGAAGCATGAGTTCCGCGTCACAGTTTGCTAAGAGGTCCTCAATTGTTGAATACCCGGGAACACCGAATTGTTCCGCTGCCTTCGCGAGGAGTTCTGGGTCCATATCGCACACCGCGACCACTTCCGCGTCCCGATGGCTGTGGAAGTTCCCGCCGTGCATCAACCCCATACCTCTACCGCTAATAAGTGCACATTTTTGCATAACTAAATCCTTTCTGTTCACCAATCCTTCGATTTAAGGTTTGCCCATGTTGTCGCTAACTTCCCTTCAGGTTGGACGGCAAGACCGTGCGGATCAAAATTTTCCGCGAAGATCTCTTCTTCATGTTCAGGCGTAGCAACGATCACATTATCAACACCATAAATACCAAATTTCCAGCAATCAAAACTAATGTTTCCTGACTTGTAAGTGTCGTCCTTGATTTCCCACTCAGCGACCTGTATCTTTTTTTTCTCAGTGACATCCCATATATGAATGGTCACCCGCTTTTCCTGCGTCATTAACGCTGCTTTGAGTATAAAGTGGTCAGATGTCGCATTGTAATTAGACGATGCTGGCCCACCCTTCGCTGGAAAAGGTTGCCAAGCATTAACAGGTCCATCTTTATTCGTTGTTACTTTGACACTGTTGCGCCCCCACCAGCGCATCCAATAAGAACCATCTGGTGTCTGTCGGAGTGCTCCGCCACCATCACCCTGTCCACTCCATTCAATGATGAACCATTCGTAATAGATGATGACATCGCTGAAAACTGCTAAAGACCGGAGGCTCACGTAGTCTCCACCAGATTTCTTCTGGTTTAAGTAGAGGATACCGTCTTTCGGATAGACAAATTTGGGATGACCCGTTTGCCATTTAGAAGTTAAATCCAGTTCGCCCTCAAAATCTTCCTGCAACAAGATTTCCCCTGCCGTATCAGAGGCACCAAAAACAAGTATCGTCAGAATCAAGGCACATCCAATTAGGTGCGTCATTCTTTAAACTCCTTTGTTACGATCCATCAGAATTACTGAGACGAGGCGAAATTCACTGACCTAAGTGATGTTAAAACTAATCAGGGCAGTATACCAGACAGGATAAAATACCTCAAGAAAAAACGTCGCTATAGACATACTAAAATAGGTTTGATGTGTCCCGATTTCTCTTGCCACTTCTCTCCTAACCTGCTATACTCTGATACCGTATTCTACGCTTGAAATAACGATCTTCTGAATAGCAAGTTTTCGAGGAGAGCTCACAGCCAATGGACCCAGCAATCACAATTGACGACCTTCATAAACATATCGGAAATGCGCGTGAATTGCGAGAATATCTCTCAGCAGATCCACACCGTCCACGTTATCATCTACTCCCTCCTGATGGGTTTTTTAACGATGCAAACTGCACCATTTTTTGGAATGGACGATACCATGTCTTTTATCTTGGACGAATGCCAAATCCAAATGCAGACGAGTGGCTGCCAGTGCTCGATCACTCCTCCAGTTGCGATTTGGTGCATTGGATACACCATCCACCGGCAATAAAACCTGCTACTGACGGGTCAATGCCACGCGGCATATACAGCGGAGATGCTATTGAAAACGCACCGCTTCCAACCTTTATCTATCACGTGCCGAATCAAGGAACCTGCATCGCAACCAGCGATGACGACGATTTGATTCACTGGAACCCTTCACCCGCAAACCCGGTCATTCCGATGCCAGATGAGCCGCAAGAGTACCACGTTTTTGATCCGTGTGCATGGTATGAAAATGGTACCTATTATGCACTCATAGGCAACAAAAACAGTCGACCGGGATACGAAGGCGACGCGACCAGTCTTTTCCGTTCGGACGACTGCATCCAGTGGGAGTACCTCGGTCCGTTCTACACATCTTCGCGACGTTGGACGGATGAGGTAGAAGATTGTGCCTGTCCCGATTTCTTTCCGCTTGGTGATAAATATATGCTCCTGATGCACGGGCATCGTCCTTACGGTATGGCACATTATTACCTCGGACGTTACGAAGATGAGCAGTTCTATCCTGAAACATATGGGCGGATGAACTGGCAAGGCGGACAACTCTCTGGACCCGAAACGCTTCTTGACGATAAGGGGCGACGTATCTTTTTCGGTTGGATTCGCGAAGCCCGTCCGTGGGAGAAATACGGTTGGGCTTCTGTGATGACGTTGCCGCGGATCCTATCGTTGCGTGAAGACGAAAGTCTTTGTATCGAACCCGTTCCAGAACTCGAAAAACTCCGCACTCAGCATCACCACCGAGATAAAACCCGACTTGAGGCAGATACGGAGATCGATCTTGAAGATGTAAACGGCGATTGTCTTGAAATACTGGTCGAAATTGATCCAAGCGGTGCTACAGAATTCGGTGTGAAGGTTCGCTGCTCTCCTGATGGTGAGGAGGAAACCACTATTTTGTATTCGACATCCGACGAATTCCTTAAGATTGATCTCACGAAGTCAACTTTGGATGACGAAGTAAAATATCCGCGCCTAACACCACAAGATGAAGACGGTGGAGATCGTTATACAACTTCGCAGGAGGCACCCTTTAAACTGATTAGCGAGGAACCTCTGAAACTCCATATCTTTTTAGACCGATCAGTGATGGAAGTTTTTGCTAACAGTCGGTTGTGCCTGACCCAGCGTATCTATCCAACGCGAGCAGACAGCCTCGGTGTCTCAATTTTCGCACGTGGTGGTGAGGCGACTTTAGTCAGTTTAGACGCATGGACAATGACACCAACGGTGGGGTAATCGTAGGCGGACGTTTGCCAGTTTTTGCAACGAATAGGAGGTTGTAGTTAAAAAATGGAATCCCAACAACTCCGTAGAATCGGTTTTATTGGACTCGGAAACATGGGTGGACGGATGGCGAAGAATCTTCACAATGCCGGGTATCCGCTCATCGGATATGATATTGATGCCGCAAAATGCGCAGCACTCGCTGCGACAGGAGCAACTGCCGGGCAAGATGCCGCCGAGGTCGTCAAAAATAGCGATGTCGTCATGACCAGTTTGCGTTCCTCTGATATTTTTTCCAGTGTCGCAGAACAACGCCTGATCCCTAATGCTCGCGCCAGTCAGGTCTTTATTGATTTAGGCACGACAGAAGTGGAAAAAACGCGGGATATGGCGACAATATTTGCCGAAAGGGGAGCCACCCTTGTAGATGCCCCGGTAAGCGGCGGACCACAGGGATCGGAAACGGGGACACTCCGTATTTTTGTTGGCGGCGATGCAGCGACAGTCGAAAGATGCCGCCCAATTTTAGAAGTCCTCGGGGAACCGAAATACGTTGTATACTGCGGTCCGAGCGGTTGTGGTCAGATCGTTAAAGGCGTGAATCAATTGGCGATGGGACTCGGTGACGCGGCCTTCATGGAGGCAATGGCGTTCGGCGTCTGTGCAGGTGTGGATCCGACTGCGATTCGCGAAGCAGTTGGTATGGGTGATGGTTGGCGTGGACAATTCGACAGGATCGCCAAACGCATCATTGATGGAGACGGTGGGACACTCGTCATCAAATACCCGGAATTGCCCTATTTCCTCGCGGCTGCAGAAGCCTCCGGATTTGAAATTCCATTAACGGAAGCACTCTACGAATTCTGTAAAAAAGGGAATTACGAGATGTTTGACAATATGAATCGTCCGTCACGGTCTTTTTGGCGGACATTGACTGAGGATTCGGACACGGAACAGGATTAGCCTGCATCAAAAACTTGTGACATTTCAACTTGTAATAACGCTAACAGTTCCTTTTTCAGACGAATGAGGGAGACATCCGTGATGCTCCGCGGACGGGGTAACGGAACAGGAAGCTCTGCTTTTAGCGTTGCGGGTCTGGCTGTTAGCACATAGATTTTATCCGCGAGTAGAAGTGCCTCCTCAACGTCGTGGGTGATGAGGAGCACGGTCTGTCTGTCTTTTGCCCAGATGTCGAGTAGAATAGACTGCATGACGGTGCGAGTCATTGCATCCAGCGCGCCGAAAGGTTCGTCTAAAAGCAGAATTTCCTTACGAAAGAGGAGCGTTCGGACAAGCGCGACGCGTTGCCGCATCCCTCCTGAAAGTTGCATCGGATAACTATTTTCAAATCCGCTTAATCCGAGTTGTGCTAAACGCTGTTGTGCCTCCGCCTTCGCGGGGTCAAGTGGTTCGTTGTGAATTTCTGGTCCGATGAGTACGTTCCTAAGGACTGTCCGCCACGGTAAAAGGAGGTCTTTCTGCTGCATGTAGGCGAAATCTCCGGTATTGCCATAGATGTGCTCACCGTTGAGGTAAATTCCCCCGGTATCTGGGACAAGAAGCCCAGAGATGATATTAAAAAGTGTGCTTTTGCCACACCCAGAAGGACCCAACAAAGCGACAAACTGCCCATCATCAACAGAGAGATTCAAACTATCCAGTACCCGCAATGAGGTGTTCTTCTGATCAAAGGTTTGTGTTAAATTCTTTACCTCTAATCTTCTCATAAGTCTACAAGAATTATTGCTAACGTCGGGAGGCACGCTGACGGAAAAATTGGATAAGTGGTTTCACATACGGTTCGTCTGTTCTGATATGAATAGAATCCACTTGATTTGCCCTGAAAACGTGTCGCCGTTCCGCATCGGCACGCCGATTCAGTTCCGTATAGAGGTGTCGTGCTGCCTCGGAGCTTGTATCAATAATGACTGTCTCTCCGCTCTCCGCGTCTTCCAGTTCTATGAGTCCGACATCCGGCAATTCCACCTCGCGTCTGTCCTGTAAGGTAATAGCAATAAGCGAGTGCCGTTTATTGCTCAAGCGTACCTGCTTTTCGTACCCCGTATCCTTGAAATCTGAGATGAGGAACACAGTGCTGTGCGGTTTGAGAACACGATCGACGAACGCCAACGTTGTTTCAATATTTGTCCCGGACTGTTTCGGCTGAAAATGGAGAATATCTCGAACAACGCGTAAGACGTGCCTTTTCCCCTTACGTGGCGCGACGAAATGCTCAACTGTGTCTGTAAAACAGATAAGCCCAACTTTGTCGTTATTTTTGATGGCAGAAAAGGCGAGGAGTGCTGCTATCTCGGCAGCGATTTCCGCTTTCGTCTCAGCGATACTGCCGAAACTGGTCGAGGCACTCATATCCACAACCAACATTATCACGAGTTCACGCTCTTCTACGTACTGCTTGATGTAGGCTTGTCCCATGCGTGCGGTGACATTCCAATCGATCGTACGAATCTCATCACCTACCTGATACTCCCGAACCTCATCGAAGGTAATCCCCTGTCCTTTGAAGACGCTTTCATACTCCCCCGCGAAGACAGAGTTAACGAGGCGATTGGTAAATATTTCGATACGTTGGATTTTTTTCAGTATCTCTTTTTCGTTCATTAAATGGTTGTCGATTATCGGTTCTCAGTCATTGGTTAAGAAAGATACACAGAATTAGACGCAAAAACGAAGCCTGCAACAATACACAGAAATCCGCAGAAATACACAGAAACACCCTATCAAATACCCCAAGCAAATACCCCAAGCAAAAACACGCAGGCGACTCTTGAGAATAAACCGTCAAAATCCTAACCCGTGTTGCTTCTCCGCAAGGTAAAATTAAAAAAGGAAAATGCTTGCTTAACTCACTGAACGCTATTATACTATCAGATTAGAGAAGGGAAATCAACGCCTTTTTTGGCTATAACAAAGCCATCTAATTTTCGATTCTCTATGTCTCTGAAACTGTAAGCGGCTGCCACATAGCCAGTAATCTTTTACGTGCCCCTATAGACTTAATCAGAAAATAGTGATCTGACCAACGGTCGGGTCATAGCAACGTCATAGTTAAAAATATGCAGCACATTTTTTTGGATAACACCGCAATTGAAATCCATCGTGAAATCCAAACCGGGAATATTCGTCATGTTGTCTTCGATTTTGACGGGACAATCTCCCTCATCCGAGACGGTTGGCAGAATGTGATGGTCCCGATGATGGTTGAATGTCTTCAAATGGAAACGGATACCACAGAAACACAGGAACAACTCGAAGCAATCGTCGTTGAATTTGTGGACA encodes:
- a CDS encoding Gfo/Idh/MocA family oxidoreductase, translated to MQKCALISGRGMGLMHGGNFHSHRDAEVVAVCDMDPELLAKAAEQFGVPGYSTIEDLLANCDAELMLLIVNETRRIPPLRQLLEAGRNVFTEKPLCGLEGQARLREEDLRIAAPAIATWRDSNLKFGIDFNYRFMHHFRKLHDDVAENRLGEIRMVHARAHFNCWSHVIDQILWTVGRPEWVSVVGNPNEAGGWGRLIHIGWENGVIGSLSGTNLWGYDDHPLRVKVLGDEFYAEAKGLEGSYSRRKANSSEIEEVWEAEADSPEMPESFKRMADGVIKAMHADTPFPADGEAAWNELLFEAAVHRSALQNNARVFLKDVEEEAIA
- a CDS encoding glycoside hydrolase family 32 protein, coding for MDPAITIDDLHKHIGNARELREYLSADPHRPRYHLLPPDGFFNDANCTIFWNGRYHVFYLGRMPNPNADEWLPVLDHSSSCDLVHWIHHPPAIKPATDGSMPRGIYSGDAIENAPLPTFIYHVPNQGTCIATSDDDDLIHWNPSPANPVIPMPDEPQEYHVFDPCAWYENGTYYALIGNKNSRPGYEGDATSLFRSDDCIQWEYLGPFYTSSRRWTDEVEDCACPDFFPLGDKYMLLMHGHRPYGMAHYYLGRYEDEQFYPETYGRMNWQGGQLSGPETLLDDKGRRIFFGWIREARPWEKYGWASVMTLPRILSLREDESLCIEPVPELEKLRTQHHHRDKTRLEADTEIDLEDVNGDCLEILVEIDPSGATEFGVKVRCSPDGEEETTILYSTSDEFLKIDLTKSTLDDEVKYPRLTPQDEDGGDRYTTSQEAPFKLISEEPLKLHIFLDRSVMEVFANSRLCLTQRIYPTRADSLGVSIFARGGEATLVSLDAWTMTPTVG
- a CDS encoding NAD(P)-dependent oxidoreductase, whose translation is MESQQLRRIGFIGLGNMGGRMAKNLHNAGYPLIGYDIDAAKCAALAATGATAGQDAAEVVKNSDVVMTSLRSSDIFSSVAEQRLIPNARASQVFIDLGTTEVEKTRDMATIFAERGATLVDAPVSGGPQGSETGTLRIFVGGDAATVERCRPILEVLGEPKYVVYCGPSGCGQIVKGVNQLAMGLGDAAFMEAMAFGVCAGVDPTAIREAVGMGDGWRGQFDRIAKRIIDGDGGTLVIKYPELPYFLAAAEASGFEIPLTEALYEFCKKGNYEMFDNMNRPSRSFWRTLTEDSDTEQD
- a CDS encoding ABC transporter ATP-binding protein, whose protein sequence is MRRLEVKNLTQTFDQKNTSLRVLDSLNLSVDDGQFVALLGPSGCGKSTLFNIISGLLVPDTGGIYLNGEHIYGNTGDFAYMQQKDLLLPWRTVLRNVLIGPEIHNEPLDPAKAEAQQRLAQLGLSGFENSYPMQLSGGMRQRVALVRTLLFRKEILLLDEPFGALDAMTRTVMQSILLDIWAKDRQTVLLITHDVEEALLLADKIYVLTARPATLKAELPVPLPRPRSITDVSLIRLKKELLALLQVEMSQVFDAG
- a CDS encoding DUF58 domain-containing protein; amino-acid sequence: MNEKEILKKIQRIEIFTNRLVNSVFAGEYESVFKGQGITFDEVREYQVGDEIRTIDWNVTARMGQAYIKQYVEERELVIMLVVDMSASTSFGSIAETKAEIAAEIAALLAFSAIKNNDKVGLICFTDTVEHFVAPRKGKRHVLRVVRDILHFQPKQSGTNIETTLAFVDRVLKPHSTVFLISDFKDTGYEKQVRLSNKRHSLIAITLQDRREVELPDVGLIELEDAESGETVIIDTSSEAARHLYTELNRRADAERRHVFRANQVDSIHIRTDEPYVKPLIQFFRQRASRR